The Salvelinus fontinalis isolate EN_2023a chromosome 24, ASM2944872v1, whole genome shotgun sequence genome has a segment encoding these proteins:
- the LOC129822337 gene encoding phenylalanine--tRNA ligase beta subunit-like isoform X2 — translation MAWVLGRVLGLVRLVITEETAAVRPHAVAAVLRNITFTLERYDSFIELQEKLHQNVCRKRTLIAIGTHDLDTISGPFTYTAKPPGDIRFKPLNQAKEYTAQELMSLYKTDSHLRHYLHIIEDKPVYPVIYDSNGIVLSMPPIINGDHSKISLNTKNVFIECTATDLTKAKIVLDMMVTMFCEYCEEPFTVEEAEVVYPDGRTFLYPELAYRKETLSADFINRKVGISESTEHIAQLLTKMCLRSEVTSDGEQIEVEIPPTRSDVIHACDIMEDAAMAYGFNNIPRTTPRTYTVANQLPLNKLSELLRQDLAAAGFTEALTFALCSQEDIADKLLKNISETRACHISNPKTAEFQVARTTLLSGLLKTVAANRKMPLPLRLFEISDVVLKDETKDVGARNNRRLCAVYYNKSPGFEVIHGLMDRVMQLLEVKPGQGNGYHIQAADDSTFFPGRCAEIFARGKSIGRLGVLHPNVINHFELTMPCSALDIDIEPFL, via the exons ATGGCCTGGGTTCTGGGCAGAGTGTTAGGGTTGGTTCGTTTGGTCATCACAGAGG AGACGGCTGCTGTGCGACCCCACGCTGTGGCTGCAGTTTTGAGAAACATCACCTTCACACTGGAACGCTACGACAGCTTTATCGAACTACAGGAGAAACTCCATCAGAACGTCTGTAG GAAAAGGACTCTGATTGCCATCGGCACCCATGATCTGGACACCATTTCAGGCCCCTTCACCTACACAGCCAAACCACCTGGTGACATCCGCTTCAAACCTCTCAACCAGGCAAAGGAGTACACCGCACAGGAACTCATGAGCCTCTACAAG acagacagccacTTGCGACACTATCTGCACATTATTGAAGACAAGCCTGTATATCCTGTCATCTATGACAGCAACGGCATTGTACTGTCTATGCCTCCAATCATCaatg GGGACCATTCCAAAATCTCCTTGAATACAAAGAATGTTTTTATCGAGTGCACAGCCACTGATCTTACCAAGGCAAAAATCGTGTTGGACATGATGGTGACGATGTTCTGCGAGTATTGTGAGGAGCCTTTCAC gGTAGAGGAGGCTGAGGTGGTGTACCCAGATGGCAGGACCTTCCTGTACCCG GAGCTGGCTTACAGGAAGGAGACTCTGTCAGCAGACTTCATCAACCGCAAAGTTGGCATCAG TGAGTCGACTGAGCACATCGCCCAGCTGTTGACCAAGATGTGCTTGCGCTCAGAGGTCACAAGCGACGGCGAACAGATCGAGGTGGAGATCCCGCCCACGCGCTCTGACGTCATCCACGCCTGTGACATCATGGAGGACGCCGCCATGGCGTATGGTTTCAACAATATTCCCCGCACCACGCCGCGCACCTATACCGTAGCCAATCAG CTCCCACTGAATAAGCTGTCAGAGCTGCTGAGACAGGACCTGGCTGCTGCTGGATTCACAGAGGCCCTCACCTTCGCCCTG TGTTCTCAGGAGGACATAGCTGACAAGCTGTTGAAGAACATCTCAGAGACCAGAGCATGTCACATCTCCAACCCCAAGACAGCTGAGTTCCAG GTGGCGCGCACCACCCTGCTGTCAGGCCTGCTGAAGACTGTTGCTGCCAACAGGAAGATGCCTCTGCCTCTGAGGCTGTTTGAGATTTCAGACGTGGTGCTCAAGGATGAAACCAAAG aTGTGGGGGCCAGGAACAACCGTCGTCTGTGTGCTGTCTACTACAACAAGAGTCCTGGGTTTGAGGTGATCCACGGCCTGATGGACAGGGTCATGCAGCTGCTGGAGGTCAAACCAGGCCAGGGCAATGGCTACCACATCCAGGCTGCCGACG ATTCCACCTTCTTCCCTGGTCGCTGTGCTGAGATCTTTGCACGCGGGAAGAGCATAGGACGCCTCGGGGTCCTTCACCCTAATGTCATCAACCACTTTGAGCTCACCATGCCATGCTCCGCCCTGGACATCGACATCGAGCCCTTCCTGTGA
- the LOC129822337 gene encoding phenylalanine--tRNA ligase beta subunit-like isoform X1 codes for MPTVSVKRDLLFHALGRTYTDEEFDELCFEFGLELDEITSEKDIISREQGDTKAEGASDVILYKIDVPANRYDLLCLEGLVRGLQVFKQKMEAPRYRRVSPANGEPQRLVITEETAAVRPHAVAAVLRNITFTLERYDSFIELQEKLHQNVCRKRTLIAIGTHDLDTISGPFTYTAKPPGDIRFKPLNQAKEYTAQELMSLYKTDSHLRHYLHIIEDKPVYPVIYDSNGIVLSMPPIINGDHSKISLNTKNVFIECTATDLTKAKIVLDMMVTMFCEYCEEPFTVEEAEVVYPDGRTFLYPELAYRKETLSADFINRKVGISESTEHIAQLLTKMCLRSEVTSDGEQIEVEIPPTRSDVIHACDIMEDAAMAYGFNNIPRTTPRTYTVANQLPLNKLSELLRQDLAAAGFTEALTFALCSQEDIADKLLKNISETRACHISNPKTAEFQVARTTLLSGLLKTVAANRKMPLPLRLFEISDVVLKDETKDVGARNNRRLCAVYYNKSPGFEVIHGLMDRVMQLLEVKPGQGNGYHIQAADDSTFFPGRCAEIFARGKSIGRLGVLHPNVINHFELTMPCSALDIDIEPFL; via the exons CTGATGAAGAATTTGATGAGTTGTGTTTTGAGTTTGGACTGGAGCTTGATGAGATT ACCTCAGAGAAGGACATCATCAGTCGTGAGCAGGGGGACACCAAGGCAGAGGGGGCATCTGATGTGATTCTGTATAAGATTGATGTCCCAGCTAACCGCTATGACCTGCTGTGTCTGGAAGGGCTGGTCAGGGGCCTGCAGGTCTTCAAGCAGAA GATGGAAGCACCTCGCTACAGGCGTGTGAGTCCAGCCAACGGAGAGCCTCAGAGGCTGGTCATCACAGAGGAG ACGGCTGCTGTGCGACCCCACGCTGTGGCTGCAGTTTTGAGAAACATCACCTTCACACTGGAACGCTACGACAGCTTTATCGAACTACAGGAGAAACTCCATCAGAACGTCTGTAG GAAAAGGACTCTGATTGCCATCGGCACCCATGATCTGGACACCATTTCAGGCCCCTTCACCTACACAGCCAAACCACCTGGTGACATCCGCTTCAAACCTCTCAACCAGGCAAAGGAGTACACCGCACAGGAACTCATGAGCCTCTACAAG acagacagccacTTGCGACACTATCTGCACATTATTGAAGACAAGCCTGTATATCCTGTCATCTATGACAGCAACGGCATTGTACTGTCTATGCCTCCAATCATCaatg GGGACCATTCCAAAATCTCCTTGAATACAAAGAATGTTTTTATCGAGTGCACAGCCACTGATCTTACCAAGGCAAAAATCGTGTTGGACATGATGGTGACGATGTTCTGCGAGTATTGTGAGGAGCCTTTCAC gGTAGAGGAGGCTGAGGTGGTGTACCCAGATGGCAGGACCTTCCTGTACCCG GAGCTGGCTTACAGGAAGGAGACTCTGTCAGCAGACTTCATCAACCGCAAAGTTGGCATCAG TGAGTCGACTGAGCACATCGCCCAGCTGTTGACCAAGATGTGCTTGCGCTCAGAGGTCACAAGCGACGGCGAACAGATCGAGGTGGAGATCCCGCCCACGCGCTCTGACGTCATCCACGCCTGTGACATCATGGAGGACGCCGCCATGGCGTATGGTTTCAACAATATTCCCCGCACCACGCCGCGCACCTATACCGTAGCCAATCAG CTCCCACTGAATAAGCTGTCAGAGCTGCTGAGACAGGACCTGGCTGCTGCTGGATTCACAGAGGCCCTCACCTTCGCCCTG TGTTCTCAGGAGGACATAGCTGACAAGCTGTTGAAGAACATCTCAGAGACCAGAGCATGTCACATCTCCAACCCCAAGACAGCTGAGTTCCAG GTGGCGCGCACCACCCTGCTGTCAGGCCTGCTGAAGACTGTTGCTGCCAACAGGAAGATGCCTCTGCCTCTGAGGCTGTTTGAGATTTCAGACGTGGTGCTCAAGGATGAAACCAAAG aTGTGGGGGCCAGGAACAACCGTCGTCTGTGTGCTGTCTACTACAACAAGAGTCCTGGGTTTGAGGTGATCCACGGCCTGATGGACAGGGTCATGCAGCTGCTGGAGGTCAAACCAGGCCAGGGCAATGGCTACCACATCCAGGCTGCCGACG ATTCCACCTTCTTCCCTGGTCGCTGTGCTGAGATCTTTGCACGCGGGAAGAGCATAGGACGCCTCGGGGTCCTTCACCCTAATGTCATCAACCACTTTGAGCTCACCATGCCATGCTCCGCCCTGGACATCGACATCGAGCCCTTCCTGTGA